Sequence from the uncultured Flavobacterium sp. genome:
CAGCTTATACAGTTACCGGAGGTGGATCATATTGTACAGGCGGAACAGGACTTGCAGTTGGATTAAGCAATTCGCAAACCGGAGTTAGTTATCAATTACAATTAGGCGGGGTTAACAATGGAACAGCAGTTGCAGGAACTACTGGTTCAGCTATAAACTTTGGAACAAAAACAGCTGCGGGAACTTATACCGTAGTTGCAACTAATACAACAACAAGCTGTACTGCACCAATGACAGGCAGCGTAACAATAACTATAAACCCATTACCTACAGCTTATGCAGTTACCGGAGGCGGAACTTATTGTGCTGGTGGAACAGGAGTTGTAGTTGGACTAAGCAACTCACAAACTGGAGTAAGCTATCAATTACAATTAGCTGGAGCTAATGACGGAGCTGCAGTTGCAGGAACTACAGGTTCAGCAATCAGTTTTGGAACAAGAACAGCGGCAGGAACTTATACTGTGGTTGCTACTAATACTACAACAAGCTGTACTGCACCAATGACAGGCAGCGCTACAATAACTATAAACCCATTACCAACAGCTTATACAGTTACCGGAGGTGGGGCTTATTGTGCTGGAGGAGCAGGCTTTCCAGTTGGATTAAGCAATTCTCAAACAGGAGTAAGTTATCAATTACAATTAGGAGGAGTTAATGACGGAACTGCAGTTGCAGGGACTACTGGTACTGCAATTAGCTTTGGAACAAAAACAGCTGCGGGAACTTATACCGTAGTTGCAACTAATACTACTACAAGTTGTACTGCACCAATGACAGGCAGCGCAACAATAACTATAAATCCGTTACCTACAGCTTATACAGTTACCGGAGGTGGCTCATATTGTACAGGTGGAACAGGAGTTGCAGTTGGACTAAGCAATTCTCAAACAGGAGTAAGCTATCAATTACAATTAGGAGGAGTGAATGATGGAACTGCAGTTGCAGGAACTACTGGTACTGCAATTAGCTTCGGAACAAAAACAGCTGCGGGAACTTATACTGTAGTTGCTACTAATACTACAACAAGCTGTACTGCACCAATGACAGGCAGTGCGACAATAACTATAAATCCATTACCTACAGCTTATACAGTTACTGGAGGCGGCTCATATTGTACAGGTGGAACAGGAGTTGCAGTTGGACTAAGCAATTCTCAAACAGGAGTTAGTTATCAATTACAATTAGGAGGAGTTAATGATGGAACTGCAGTTGCAGGAACTACGGGAACAGCAATTAGCTTTGGAACAAAAACAGCTGCGGGAACTTATACCGTAGTTGCAACTAATACCACAACAAGCTGTACTGCATCAATGACTGGTAATGCTGTAATAACCGTAAATCCATTACCAACAGCTTATAATGTTACCGGAGGTGGATCATATTGTACAGGCGGAACAGGAGTTGCAGTTGGACTAAGCAATTCTCAAACTGGCGTAAGCTATCAATTACAATTAGGAGGAGTTAATGACGGAACTGCAGTTGCAGGAACTACAGGAACAGCAATTAGCTTCGGAACAAAAACCGCTGCAGGAACTTATACTGTAGTTGCAACTAATACTACTACAAGTTGTACTGCACCAATGACAGGCAGCGCAACAATAACTATAAATCCATTACCTACAACTTATACTGTTACCGGAGGCGGATCATATTGTACAGGTGGAACAGGAGTTGCAGTTGGACTAAGCAATTCTCAAACAGGAGTAAGCTATCAATTACAATTAGGAGGAGTTAATGACGGAACTGCAGTTGCAGGAACTACTGGTACAGCAATCAGCTTTGGAACAAAAACAGCTGCAGGAACTTATACCGTAGTTGCAACTAATACTACTACAAGTTGTACTGCACCAATGACAGGCAGCGCTACAATAACAGTAAACCCATTACCAACAGCTTATAATGTTACCGGAGGCGGAGCATATTGCGCTGGCGGAACAGGAGTTGCAATTGGATTAAGCAATTCACAAACGGGAGTAAGCTATCAATTACAATTAGGAGGAGTTAATGACGGAACTGCAGTTGCAGGAACTACAGGAACAGCAATTAGCTTTGGAACAAAAACAGCTGCGGGAACTTATACTGTGGTTGCTACTAATACTACAACAAGCTGTACTGCACCAATGACAGGCAGCGTAACTATAACAGTAAATCCATTACCAACAGCTTATACTGTTACCGGAGGCGGAACTTATTGCGCTGGAGGAACAGGAGTTGCAATTGGATTAAGCAATTCACAAACAGGAGTAAGTTATCAATTACAATTAGGAGGAGTTAATGACGGAACTGCAGTTGCAGGAACTACAGGAACAGCAATTAGCTTTGGAACAAAAACTGCTGCGGGAACTTATACTGTAGTTGCAACTAATACTACAACAAGCTGTACTGCACCAATGACAGGCAGCGCAACAATAACTATAAATCCATTACCAACAGCTTATGCTGTTACCGGAGGTGGAACTTATTGCGCTGGAGGAGCAGGATTTTCAGTTGGATTAAGCAATTCTCAAACAGGAGTAAGTTATCAATTACAATTAGGAGGAGTTAATGACGGAACTGCAGTTGCAGGAACTACAGGAACAGCAATTAGCTTTGGAACAAAAACTGCTGCGGGAACTTATACTGTAGTTGCAACTAATACTACAACAAGCTGTACTGCACCAATGACAGGCAGCGCAACAATAACTATAAATCCATTACCTACAACTTATACTGTTACCGGAGGTGGCTCATATTGTACAGGTGGAACAGGAGTTGCAGTTGGATTAAGCAATTCTCAAACAGGAGTAAGCTATCAATTGCAATTAGGAGGAGTTAATGACGGAACTGCAGTTGCAGGAACTACAGGAACAGCAATTAGCTTCGGAACAAAAACAGCTGCGGGAACTTATACTGTAGTTGCAACTAATACTACAACAAGCTGTACTGCAGCAATGACAGGCAGCGCACCAATAACTATAAATCCGTTACCAACAGCTTATAATGTTACCGGAGGCGGAACTTATTGCGCTGGTGGAACAGGAGTTGCAGTTGGACTCAGCAATTCTCAAACTGGAGTAAGCTATCAATTACAATTAGCTGGAGCGAATGACGGAACTGCAGTTGCAGGAACTACTGGTTCAGCGATAAACTTCGGAACAAAAACAGCTGCGGGAACTTATACCGTAGTTGCAACTAATACCACAACAAGTTGTACTGCACCAATGACAGGCAGTGCAACAATAACTATAAATCCATTACCAACAGCTTATGCTGTTACTGGAGGTGGCTCATATTGTAGAGGTGGAACAGGAGTTGCAGTTGGACTAAGCAATTCTCAAACAGGAGTAAGCTATCAATTGCAATTAGGAGGAGTTAATGACGGAACTGAAGTTGCAGGAACTACTGGTTCAGCGATAAACTTCGGAACAAAAACTGCTGCAGGAACTTACACCGTAGTTGCAACTAATACCACAACAAGCTGTACTGCACCAATGACAGGCAGCGTAACTATAACAGTAAATCCATTACCTACAGCTTATACAGTTACCGGAGGCGGAGCATATTGTACAGGTGGAACAGGAGTTGCAGTTGGATTAAGCAATTCTCAAACTGGAGTAAGTTATCAATTACAATTAGGAGGAGTTAATGACGGGACTGCAGTTGCAGGAACTACAGGAACAGCAATCAGCTTTGGAACAAAAACTGCTGCAGGAACTTATACCGTAGTTGCAACTAATACTACAACAAGTTGTACTGCACCAATGACAGGCAGCGCAACAATAACTATAAATCCATTACCAACAGCTTATGCTGTTACCGGAGGTGGAACTTATTGCGCTGGAGGAGCAGGATTTTCAGTTGGATTAAGCAATTCTCAAACAGGAGTAAGTTATCAATTACAATTAGGAGGAGTTAATGACGGAACTGCAGTTGCAGGAACTACAGGAACAGCAATTAGCTTTGGAACAAAAACTGCTGCGGGAACTTATACTGTAGTTGCAACTAATACTACAACAAGCTGTACTGCACCAATGACAGGCAGCGCAACAATAACTATAAATCCATTACCTACAACTTATACTGTTACCGGAGGTGGCTCATATTGTACAGGTGGAACAGGAGTTGCAGTTGGATTAAGCAATTCTCAAACAGGAGTAAGCTATCAATTACAATTAGGAGGAGTTAATGACGGAACTGCAGTTGCAGGAACTACAGGAACAGCAATTAGCTTCGGAACAAAAACAGCTGCGGGAACTTATACTGTAGTTGCAACTAATACTACAACAAGCTGTACTGCAGCAATGACAGGCAGCGCACCAATAACTATAAATCCGTTACCAACAGCTTATAATGTTACCGGAGGCGGAACTTATTGCGCTGGTGGAACAGGAGTTGCAGTTGGACTCAGCAATTCTCAAACTGGAGTAAGCTATCAATTACAATTAGCTGGAGCGAATGACGGAACTGCAGTTGCAGGAACTACTGGTTCAGCGATAAACTTCGGAACAAAAACAGCTGCGGGAACTTATACCGTAGTTGCAACTAATACCACAACAAGTTGTACTGCACCAATGACAGGCAGTGCAACAATAACTATAAATCCATTACCAACAGCTTATGCTGTTACTGGAGGTGGCTCATATTGTAGAGGTGGAACAGGAGTTGCAGTTGGACTAAGCAATTCTCAAACAGGAGTAAGCTATCAATTGCAATTAGGAGGAGTTAATGACGGAACTGAAGTTGCAGGAACTACTGGTTCAGCGATAAACTTCGGAACAAAAACTGCTGCAGGAACTTACACCGTAGTTGCAACTAATACCACAACAAGCTGTACTGCACCAATGACAGGCAGCGTAACTATAACAGTAAATCCATTACCTACAGCTTATACAGTTACCGGAGGCGGAGCATATTGTACAGGTGGAACAGGAGTTGCAGTTGGATTAAGCAATTCTCAAACTGGAGTAAGTTATCAATTACAATTAGGAGGAGTTAATGACGGGACTGCAGTTGCAGGAACTACAGGAACAGCAATCAGCTTTGGAACAAAAACTGCTGCAGGAACTTATACCGTAGTTGCAACTAATACTACAACAAGTTGTACTGCACCAATGACAGGCAGCGCAACAATAACTATAAATCAATTACCAGCAATACCAGTTACTTCTGTGACACAACCTAATTGTAATACATTTACTGGTTCTATTACAGTTACAGTGCAAGATCCATTAGAAACTTATAGTTTTGATAATGGACAAAATTTTCAATCAGGTAATTCAAAATCAGGATTAGCACCAGGTAGTTATGATGTGATTATTAAGAATACATCTGGATGTAACTCACCAAAAAATACAGTTACTATTAATGTAAAACCAAATTGTCCTCCAGTAGCTGTTGACGATACAGCAACCGCTACAGAAGACACGCTTTACACCTCAACAGTAAGCCTTGTGGCGAATGATACAGATGTAGATTCAAGCCCGCTTACAGTAGTAGCAGGAACGTTCACAACAACTAAAGGCGGAACATTAACTTTAGCTTCAGACGGATCATATACTTATATACCGGCTCCAAATTTCAACGGAACTGACACAGTAGATTACACCGTAACTGACGGAAGTTTAACTGATATCGGAACATTAACGATCACAGTAAATGCGGTAAATGATGCTCCGGTAGCCACAGACGATACAGCAACCGCAACTGAAGACACACTTTACACTTCAACTGTAAGCCTTGTGGCTAACGATACTGATGTAGATTCAAGCCCACTTACAGTAGTAGCAGGAACGTATACAACAACTAAAGGCGGAACATTGACTTTAGCTTCAGACGGATCATATACTTATATGCCGGCTCCAAATTTCAACGGAACTGACACAGTAGATTATACGGTAACTGACGGAAGTTTAACAGATATTGGAACATTAACGATCACAGTAAACGCTGTAAATGATGCACCAATTGCTGTTGACGATACAGCCACAGCAACTGAAGACACACTTTACACATCAAGCATCTCTCTTGTGGCGAATGACACAGATGTAGATTCAAGCCCACTAACTGTAGTAGCAGGAACATTCACAACAACTAAAGGCGGAACCCTGACTTTAGCTGCAGACGGATCATACACTTACATGCCGGCTCCAAATTTCAACGGAACCGACACAGTAGATTATACTGTAACTGACGGAAGCCTAACAGATATTGGAACTCTAACGATTACAGTAAACGCTGTAAACGATGCGCCAATCGCTGTTGACGATACAGCCACTGCAACCGAAGACACACTTTACACTTCAACTGTAAGCCTTGTAGCGAATGATACAGATGTAGACTCAAGCCCACTAACAGTAGTAGCAGGAACGTATACTACAGCAAAAGGCGGAACCCTGACTTTAGCTGCAGACGGATCTTACACTTACATGCCGGCTCCAAATTTCAACGGAACTGACACAGTAGATTACACCGTAACAGACGGAAGTCTAACAGATATTGGAACATTAACGATTACAGTAAACGCTGTAAATGATGCGCCAATTGCTGTTGACGATACAGCAACCGCAACTGAAGACACGCTTTACACTTCAACAGTTAGCCTTGTGGTAAATGATACAGACGTAGACTCAAGCCCACTAACCGTGGTTGCAGGAACGTTCACAACAACTAAAGGCGGAACATTGACTTTAGCAGCAGACGGATCATATACTTATATGCCGGCACCGAACTTTAACGGAACCGACACAGTAGATTATACGGTAACAGACGGAAGTCTAACTGATATTGGAACTTTAACAATCACAGTAAACGCTGTAAACGATGCTCCGGTAGCCACAGACGATACAGCAACCGCTACAGAAGATACACTTTACACATCAACTGTAAGCCTTGTGGCGAATGATACAGATGTAGATTCAAGTCCATTAACAGTAGTAGCTGGAACATTCACAACAACTAAAGGCGGAACCTTAACTCTAGCAGCTGATGGATCGTATACTTATATGCCAGCTCCAAACTTTAACGGAACTGACACAGTAGATTACACGGTAACTGACGGAAGTTTAACCGATATTGGAACATTAACAATAACAGTAACGGCTGTAAACCACGCTCCGGTAGCTGTTGATAATTCAAATACAACAAATGAAGACACAACTTTGACAGTTGCTGTTGCTTCAAGCGCTAATTTATTGGCAAATGATACAGATGTAGATGGTGATACTTTAACAATTACACAATTCGTAATTGGAACAACAACTTATACAGTTGGAAGTACCGCTAACTTAGCTGAAGGAGATCTTACAATAAATGCTAATGGAAGTTATACTTTCGTTCCAAAACCAGATTACAATGGATCTGTACCAAAAGTAACGTATACTGTAACTGATGGAACAAGTACTGCGACAGCTAACTTATTTATCACGGTAACTCCTGTTAATGATGCACCAATTGCTGTTGACGACACTGCAACCGCAACAGAAGACACACTTTACACCTCAACTGTAAGCCTTGTGGCAAATGATACAGATGTAGATTCAAGCCCACTAACGGTGATCGCGGGAACCTACACAACAACTAAAGGCGGAACATTAACTTTAGCAGCAGACGGATCTTATACTTATATGCCAGCTCCAAATTTCAACGGAACTGACACAGTAGATTACACAGTTACTGACGGAAGTTTAACAGATATTGGAACTTTAACGATTACAGTAAATGCTGTAAACGATGCGCCAATAGCTGTTGACGATACTGCAACTGCAACCGAAGATACACTTTACACTTCAACGGTAAGCCTTGTGGCTAATGATACCGATGTAGATTCAAGCCCATTAACAGTAGTAGCAGGAACTTACACTACAGTGAAAGGCGGAACATTAACTTTAGCAGCAGACGGATCATATACTTATATGCCGGCTCCAAACTTTAATGGAACTGACACAGTAGATTACACAGTAACTGACGGAAGTTTAACAGATATTGGAACATTAACGATTACAGTAAACGCTGTAAACCATGCTCCAGTAGCTGTTGATAATTCAAATACAACAAATGAAGACACAACTTTGACAGTTGCTGTTGCTTCAAGCGCTAATTTATTGGCAAACGATACAGATGCAGATGGTGATACTTTAACAATTACCCAATTCGTAATTGGAACAACAACTTATACAGTTGGAAGCACCACTAATTTAGCCGAAGGTGATCTTACAATAAATGCTAATGGAAGTTATACTTTCGTTCCAAAACCAGATTACAATGGATCAGTACCAAAAGTGACTTACACTGTAACTGACGGAACAACTTCTACTACAGCAAATTTATTTATCACAGTAACTCCTGTAAACGATGCGCCAATTGCTGTTGACGATACAGCAACTGCTACCGAAGACACACTTTATACCTCAACGGTAAGCCTTGTGGCGAATGATACAGATGTAGATTCAAGCCCACTAACAGTAGTAGCGGGAACTTATACTACAACTAAAGGAGGAACATTAACTTTAGCTTCAGACGGATCATATACTTACATGCCGGCTCCAAATTTCAACGGAACCGACACGGTAGATTATATGGTAACAGACGGAAGTTTAACAGATATTGGAACATTGACAATCACAGTAAACGCTGTAAATGATGCGCCAATCGCTGTTGACGATACTGTAACCGCTACAGAAGACACACTTTACACTTCAACAGTAAGCCTTGTGGCGAATGATACAGATGTAGATTCAAGTCCATTAACAGTGATCGCTGGAACTTACACTACAGTGAAAGGCGGAACATTGACTTTAGCCGCAGACGGATCATATACCTATATGCCGGCTTCAAACTTTAACGGAACTGACACGGTAGATTATACGGTGACAGACGGAAGTTTAACAGATATCGGAACATTAACAATAACGGTAACAGCCGTAAACCATGCTCCAGTAGCTGTTGATAATTCAAATACAACAAATGAAGACACAACTTTAACAGTTGCTGTTAGTTCAAGCGCTAATTTATTGGCAAACGATACAGATGCAGATGGTGATACTTTGGCAATTACGCAATTCGTAATTGGAACAACAACTTATACAGTTGGAAGTACCGCTAATTTAGCTGAAGGAGATCTTACAATAAATGCAAACGGCAGTTATACTTTTGTTCCAAAACCAGATTACAATGGATCAGTACCAAAAGTGACTTACACTGTAACTGACGGAACAGCTTCTACCACAGCAAATTTATTTATCACGGTAACTCCGGTTAATGATGCACCAA
This genomic interval carries:
- a CDS encoding tandem-95 repeat protein; amino-acid sequence: MRNITFRTPKFFRLIFIASLFLLNTTLSFAQVCGTPGADGPINVSTSINTYYPITGTLNLAKGAKTIALSAVPATDSHGNNFGGTQISSGDLILIIQMQDASIDYSNNPNYGSGSSSSGIDNLGGTGFTNLGNTGIYEYVIATSNVPLAGGTLTFIGTGTGGGALNDYFNAAPTTTSGKKTFQIIRVPQFSNLTLNSNITTPPFNGFAGGIIAFNVSGTFNFNGFNIDGSARGFRGGYSPVATTNANNSTIYVDNSTNSVVSGKGEGIAGTPRYMWDGFNQVNNGVEGMPGGSSGRGAPANAGGGGNDHNSGGGGGGNGGLGGLGGLGWQGGGGDVSPLNGGGRPGYTSYLTATPLLTRLVMGGGGGAGDANNAVNGVKGGVGGAIILINAGSIQGSGNIYANGGVGAAGTYSGAPDGAGGGGAGGSVFLNISNNSTTTINIEAKGGNGGNTLNDENNSHGPGGGGGGGIIRYNVPGSGVTINTSVINGTSGVTADNKNHGAQPGTVGYVSTFSSSDMPSELQINSNCLASLSTKVNSINKSVCNTIDATVTYEIEITNLGSGNAAQVNLNYLFPTGINFDSATATYTLNASGPTGSMANTGTANSPIVGGFNIPLNGVVKITLIGKVAAAMTPGTTYSSKAQALYLDPTRTIADPTRRITPLTNSFGTVNTTYQTGGGLNVAGTNFDGTSKTEDDVLVIASPGTPSISASGPLTFCTGGSVVLTSTAGTGYLWSTGATTQAITVTTSGTYTVKVSNASGCYSASSAGTTVTVNPLPTAYNVTGGGSYCAGGTGVAVTLSNSQTGVSYQLQLGGVNDGTAVAGTGSAISFGTKTAAGTYTVVATNTTTSCTAPMTGSRTISINPLPTAYTVTGGGTYCAGGTGFPVGLSNSQTGVSYQLQLGGVNNGTAVAGTTGSAISFGTKTAAGTYTVVATNTTTSCTASMTGNAVITVNPLPTAYTVTGGGSYCTGGTGLAVGLSNSQTGVSYQLQLGGVNNGTAVAGTTGSAINFGTKTAAGTYTVVATNTTTSCTAPMTGSVTITINPLPTAYAVTGGGTYCAGGTGVVVGLSNSQTGVSYQLQLAGANDGAAVAGTTGSAISFGTRTAAGTYTVVATNTTTSCTAPMTGSATITINPLPTAYTVTGGGAYCAGGAGFPVGLSNSQTGVSYQLQLGGVNDGTAVAGTTGTAISFGTKTAAGTYTVVATNTTTSCTAPMTGSATITINPLPTAYTVTGGGSYCTGGTGVAVGLSNSQTGVSYQLQLGGVNDGTAVAGTTGTAISFGTKTAAGTYTVVATNTTTSCTAPMTGSATITINPLPTAYTVTGGGSYCTGGTGVAVGLSNSQTGVSYQLQLGGVNDGTAVAGTTGTAISFGTKTAAGTYTVVATNTTTSCTASMTGNAVITVNPLPTAYNVTGGGSYCTGGTGVAVGLSNSQTGVSYQLQLGGVNDGTAVAGTTGTAISFGTKTAAGTYTVVATNTTTSCTAPMTGSATITINPLPTTYTVTGGGSYCTGGTGVAVGLSNSQTGVSYQLQLGGVNDGTAVAGTTGTAISFGTKTAAGTYTVVATNTTTSCTAPMTGSATITVNPLPTAYNVTGGGAYCAGGTGVAIGLSNSQTGVSYQLQLGGVNDGTAVAGTTGTAISFGTKTAAGTYTVVATNTTTSCTAPMTGSVTITVNPLPTAYTVTGGGTYCAGGTGVAIGLSNSQTGVSYQLQLGGVNDGTAVAGTTGTAISFGTKTAAGTYTVVATNTTTSCTAPMTGSATITINPLPTAYAVTGGGTYCAGGAGFSVGLSNSQTGVSYQLQLGGVNDGTAVAGTTGTAISFGTKTAAGTYTVVATNTTTSCTAPMTGSATITINPLPTTYTVTGGGSYCTGGTGVAVGLSNSQTGVSYQLQLGGVNDGTAVAGTTGTAISFGTKTAAGTYTVVATNTTTSCTAAMTGSAPITINPLPTAYNVTGGGTYCAGGTGVAVGLSNSQTGVSYQLQLAGANDGTAVAGTTGSAINFGTKTAAGTYTVVATNTTTSCTAPMTGSATITINPLPTAYAVTGGGSYCRGGTGVAVGLSNSQTGVSYQLQLGGVNDGTEVAGTTGSAINFGTKTAAGTYTVVATNTTTSCTAPMTGSVTITVNPLPTAYTVTGGGAYCTGGTGVAVGLSNSQTGVSYQLQLGGVNDGTAVAGTTGTAISFGTKTAAGTYTVVATNTTTSCTAPMTGSATITINPLPTAYAVTGGGTYCAGGAGFSVGLSNSQTGVSYQLQLGGVNDGTAVAGTTGTAISFGTKTAAGTYTVVATNTTTSCTAPMTGSATITINPLPTTYTVTGGGSYCTGGTGVAVGLSNSQTGVSYQLQLGGVNDGTAVAGTTGTAISFGTKTAAGTYTVVATNTTTSCTAAMTGSAPITINPLPTAYNVTGGGTYCAGGTGVAVGLSNSQTGVSYQLQLAGANDGTAVAGTTGSAINFGTKTAAGTYTVVATNTTTSCTAPMTGSATITINPLPTAYAVTGGGSYCRGGTGVAVGLSNSQTGVSYQLQLGGVNDGTEVAGTTGSAINFGTKTAAGTYTVVATNTTTSCTAPMTGSVTITVNPLPTAYTVTGGGAYCTGGTGVAVGLSNSQTGVSYQLQLGGVNDGTAVAGTTGTAISFGTKTAAGTYTVVATNTTTSCTAPMTGSATITINQLPAIPVTSVTQPNCNTFTGSITVTVQDPLETYSFDNGQNFQSGNSKSGLAPGSYDVIIKNTSGCNSPKNTVTINVKPNCPPVAVDDTATATEDTLYTSTVSLVANDTDVDSSPLTVVAGTFTTTKGGTLTLASDGSYTYIPAPNFNGTDTVDYTVTDGSLTDIGTLTITVNAVNDAPVATDDTATATEDTLYTSTVSLVANDTDVDSSPLTVVAGTYTTTKGGTLTLASDGSYTYMPAPNFNGTDTVDYTVTDGSLTDIGTLTITVNAVNDAPIAVDDTATATEDTLYTSSISLVANDTDVDSSPLTVVAGTFTTTKGGTLTLAADGSYTYMPAPNFNGTDTVDYTVTDGSLTDIGTLTITVNAVNDAPIAVDDTATATEDTLYTSTVSLVANDTDVDSSPLTVVAGTYTTAKGGTLTLAADGSYTYMPAPNFNGTDTVDYTVTDGSLTDIGTLTITVNAVNDAPIAVDDTATATEDTLYTSTVSLVVNDTDVDSSPLTVVAGTFTTTKGGTLTLAADGSYTYMPAPNFNGTDTVDYTVTDGSLTDIGTLTITVNAVNDAPVATDDTATATEDTLYTSTVSLVANDTDVDSSPLTVVAGTFTTTKGGTLTLAADGSYTYMPAPNFNGTDTVDYTVTDGSLTDIGTLTITVTAVNHAPVAVDNSNTTNEDTTLTVAVASSANLLANDTDVDGDTLTITQFVIGTTTYTVGSTANLAEGDLTINANGSYTFVPKPDYNGSVPKVTYTVTDGTSTATANLFITVTPVNDAPIAVDDTATATEDTLYTSTVSLVANDTDVDSSPLTVIAGTYTTTKGGTLTLAADGSYTYMPAPNFNGTDTVDYTVTDGSLTDIGTLTITVNAVNDAPIAVDDTATATEDTLYTSTVSLVANDTDVDSSPLTVVAGTYTTVKGGTLTLAADGSYTYMPAPNFNGTDTVDYTVTDGSLTDIGTLTITVNAVNHAPVAVDNSNTTNEDTTLTVAVASSANLLANDTDADGDTLTITQFVIGTTTYTVGSTTNLAEGDLTINANGSYTFVPKPDYNGSVPKVTYTVTDGTTSTTANLFITVTPVNDAPIAVDDTATATEDTLYTSTVSLVANDTDVDSSPLTVVAGTYTTTKGGTLTLASDGSYTYMPAPNFNGTDTVDYMVTDGSLTDIGTLTITVNAVNDAPIAVDDTVTATEDTLYTSTVSLVANDTDVDSSPLTVIAGTYTTVKGGTLTLAADGSYTYMPASNFNGTDTVDYTVTDGSLTDIGTLTITVTAVNHAPVAVDNSNTTNEDTTLTVAVSSSANLLANDTDADGDTLAITQFVIGTTTYTVGSTANLAEGDLTINANGSYTFVPKPDYNGSVPKVTYTVTDGTASTTANLFITVTPVNDAPIAVDDTATATEDTLYTSTVSLVANDTDVDSSPLTVVSGTFTTTKGGTLTLAADGSYTYMPAPNFSGIDTVDYTVTDGSLTDIGTLTITVTAVNHAPVAVDNSNTTNEDTTLTVAVASSANLLANDTDADGDTLTITQFVIGTTTYTVGSTANLAEGDLTINANGSYTFVPKADYNGSVPKVTYTVTDGTSSATANLFITVTPVNDAPIAVDDTATATEDTLYTSTVSLVANDTDVDSSPLTVVAGTYTTTKGGTLTLAADGSYTYMPAPNFNGTDTVDYTVTDGSLTDIGTLTITVNAVNDAPIAVDDTATATEDTLYTSTISLVANDTDVDSSPLTVVAGIYTTTKGGTLTLAADGSYTYMPAPNFNGTDSVDYTVTDGSLTDIGTLTITVTAVNHAPVAVDNSNTTNEDTTLTVAVASSANLLANDTDVDGDTLTITQFVIGTTTYTVGSTANLAEGDLTINANGSYTFVPKPDYNGSVPKVTYTVTDGTTSTTANLFITVTPVNDAPIAVDDTATATEDTLYISTVSLVANDTDVDSSPLTVIAGTYTTAKGGTLTLAADGSYTYMPAPNFNGTDTVDYTVTDGSLIDIGTLTITVTAVNHAPIAVDNSNTTNEDTTLTVDVTSGNNLLTNDTDADGDTLTITQFVIGTTTYTVGSTANLAEGDLTINANGSYTFVPKPDYNGSVPKVIYTVTDGTSSATANLFITVTPVNDAPIAVDNSNTTNEDTTLTVDVTSSANLLANDTDVDGDTLTITQFVIGTTTYTVGSTANLAEGDLTINANGSYTFVPKPDYNGSVSKVTYTVTDGTTSTTANLFITVIPVNDAIVIKDDTANSVVSTNQPKTILNVLGNDTKNGLPIVSTDVTIKETVSDPTGNIKLNPDGTIVLKPNAPSGTYELTYQVCELNTTNCGTATVKITVVAPVIDAVSETTTPINGNIGGTTISLITNDTLNGSSVVIGNQVGQVILTGINVPTGLTLNADGTVTVAPGTPKGDYQVKYRICEANDPNNCDTAISIIQVTGADLVLKDDTAGSVVSTNQPKTILNVLGNDTKNGQPIVSTDVTIKETVSDPTGNIKLNPDGTIVLKPNAPSGTYELTYQVCELNTTNCGTATVKITVVAPVIDAVSETTTPINGNIGGTTISLITNDTLNGGSVVIGNQVGQVILTGINVPTGLTLNADGTVTVAPGTPKGDYQVEYRICEANDPNNCDTAISIIQVTGADLVLKDDTVGSVVSTNQPKTILNVLGNDTKNGQPIVSTDVIIKETVSDPTGNIKLNPDGTIVLKPNAPSGTYELTYQVCELNTTNCGTATVKITVVAPVIDAVSETTAPINGNIGGTTISLITNDTLNGSSVVIGNQVGQVILTGINVPTGLTLNADGTVTVAPGTPKGDYQVEYRICEANDPNNCDRAISIIQVTGADLILKDDSAGSVVGVNHPVDVLNVLGNDTKNGQPIVATDVTIKETVSDPTGNIKLNPDGTIVLGPNAPAGTYELTYQVCELNTTNCATATVTVTVVAPTMTITADSYCSNDVPYVSYNVKPDNFTPNNLLTITWIDSANNVVATQTNLPLSGNILWPGATVDSNGNGLDWPGWVFANGQWTQGADGFENTRPSVTMEFSLNPTVKVVVNYPVATADCNARPAFIIKANDDEAGPINTNKEISTSLNIFNNDTLNGTKFNASNVVLTTIIPNPNLVLNADGSVDLVPKTPSGTYHLTYQICDAVNPRSCSQAVVTVTVLNSLDPDPPVVTPLILTNDKINVDGINGELEFINVLDNDLLNGLPIKIADVVFTPTTSPYFEFNSDGTVNVKPNTPGGDYTLTYQVCEKANPQNCKTGTLTVFVEVPSIAIIKTASFNDENGDKVAEAGESITYKFKITNTGNVALTQVMIKDLLPGIVISGQAIDLDPNESDETNFIAEYKITQNDINHGSVTNQASVEGKSGKGVVVGDTSDKENNAEDRPTVIALNGCEIKVFNAFSPNGDAKNARFYIQGLECYPENTVEIYNRWGVLVFDIDHYNNEDRVFVGISEGRTTIKQSDGLPVGTYFYILKYKDSGSNQHELSGYLYINK